Within the Aeromicrobium sp. Root236 genome, the region GACCATGGGGAACACCACTGCGACAGTCGTTCTCATCGACGACTCTGCTGGGGTACGCGAGCTCCTCAAGACCCAGTTCAGGCTTTCCGGCCTGCTCACGGTGGTCGGCGACGGCGCCAACGGTGTCGAGGCCATCGGGCTGGCGCACCGCCACCAGCCCGACCTGCTGCTGCTCGACCTCTCGATGCCGTCGATGGACGGGCTCGACGCGCTGCACGGCATCCTCACGGTGTCTCCCCAGACCCGTGTCGTCATCTACACCGGCTTCGAGAGCAACGGTCTGGCCGATCGTGCCCTGGAGCTGGGCGCGGCCGCGTTCCTCGAGAAGTCGGTACCGATCGAGCAGATGGCGCACCGCCTGCACGCGATCCTCAGCGGCACCCCTGCCTCGGCACCCTCGGCACCCTCGGAGCGGCGGCTGGAGGTCGTACCCGACCCGGTCGACGACCAGGTGAGTGCCGACCAGGACCACGCCCACGACGACCAGAGCGTGCTCGACGAGCACCTCGAACGGTTCCGCGAGGTCTTCGAGCAGGCCGCCATCGGCATGGCGACGATGACGTTGACCGGCAGCATCGTGCGGGCCAACCGCGCGCTCGGCACGATCCTGCTCCGCAAGCACGAGGATCTCGTCGGAGTCGACTACGCCACCCTCACCTCCGGCCGCGGCGACCACCTGAGCACAGCGCTCGACGAGATCGTGCTCGGCGCCGCGGACCTGGTGCACCTGGAGCACGAGGTGAGCGGGACCAGCCAGCCGCGGCACGTCCAGGCCTCGATCGCCGCGATCCGCGACGAGGCCGGCGCGCCGCTCTACCTGTTCCTCCAGGTCCAGGACGTCACGGCCCAGCGAGCCGCGGAGGAACGCCTGCGGCTCAGCGAAGAGCGCTTCCGACTCCTCGTCGACGCGGTCGAGGAGTACGCGATCTTCATGCTCTCGCCCGAAGGCCTCGTGGTGAGCTGGAACCCGGGGGCGCAGCGCAGCGAGGGCTATCGCGCCGAGGAGATCATCGGGCGGCACTTCCGTACGTTCTACCCGCGCGAGCTGCAGGAGGCCAGGCACCCGGAGTACGAGCTCGAGCGGGCGCTCGCCGACGGCCACTACTCCGAGGAGGGCTGGCGCGTCCGCAAGGACGGCTCGACGTTCTGGGCGCACGTCGTCATCACCGCGGTGTTCGACGACTCCGGCCAGCACCTGGGCTTCGCCAAGGTCACCCGCGAC harbors:
- a CDS encoding PAS domain S-box protein; the encoded protein is MGNTTATVVLIDDSAGVRELLKTQFRLSGLLTVVGDGANGVEAIGLAHRHQPDLLLLDLSMPSMDGLDALHGILTVSPQTRVVIYTGFESNGLADRALELGAAAFLEKSVPIEQMAHRLHAILSGTPASAPSAPSERRLEVVPDPVDDQVSADQDHAHDDQSVLDEHLERFREVFEQAAIGMATMTLTGSIVRANRALGTILLRKHEDLVGVDYATLTSGRGDHLSTALDEIVLGAADLVHLEHEVSGTSQPRHVQASIAAIRDEAGAPLYLFLQVQDVTAQRAAEERLRLSEERFRLLVDAVEEYAIFMLSPEGLVVSWNPGAQRSEGYRAEEIIGRHFRTFYPRELQEARHPEYELERALADGHYSEEGWRVRKDGSTFWAHVVITAVFDDSGQHLGFAKVTRDITTTRESQEALRQSEERFRLLVEAVSDYAIFMLDPEGHVMSWNTGAQRSTGYPSREIIGQHFRIFYLPESQAERHPENELEIALSTGRYEEEGWRVRKDGTRYWSNVVITAVFNDVGDHVGFAKVTRDRTEQRMAEKEREQINESLEALNERLRQAAADQTQFLAVTAHELRTPAAVLRGSADTLSRHWADLGEHERIGLLAGMSSSAERLGRLLNDLLTASKLDSDALNLRPERASIASLVETAVDGARASRKDVDIRVGELPDLEVMVDPSRFGQAIDNLIGNAISHGTAPVHLEVAASDGLAHIRVSDSGAGVDTDVLPRLFERFATGDNVRGTGLGLFIVRELARASGGDAFYEAPTSDNPAGTFVLTVPIA